In bacterium, a genomic segment contains:
- a CDS encoding ABC transporter substrate-binding protein yields the protein MSIGADNGGRRTAAVIAGWIAILGLALGLSGPAWAHDPAHRAAGNARVAVIKSLDLPEYNLAYEGFINGLTETGHIVTPLTYVLERGDSANAALMEAIHSTAPDLILALGTRAAREASKHLGHVPIIYSMVLTPPEDPASAARDNMTGATLAIPLSVQIEELKRAFPTLQHVGIISDPGRTRALADSAADLCRRNGLTAHIGWAHGESEVPDAVRLLKDSIEVLLMIPDETVLTPRSSRFIIFELIKSGVPVIGLSSAYVKAGALMSLDCNYTDIGRQSAELAIRVLAGQRPGQLPFTIPRTYTRSLNVKIMGHVRIRLDEKVIRDSNAVTF from the coding sequence GTGAGCATCGGGGCCGACAACGGGGGACGGCGCACAGCGGCGGTGATCGCGGGTTGGATCGCGATCCTGGGGCTGGCGCTGGGCCTGTCCGGCCCGGCATGGGCGCATGATCCGGCGCATCGCGCCGCCGGCAACGCGCGCGTGGCGGTCATCAAGAGTCTCGACCTTCCCGAATACAATCTCGCCTACGAAGGGTTCATCAACGGCCTCACCGAGACCGGCCACATCGTCACGCCATTGACCTATGTTCTGGAGCGCGGCGATTCGGCGAATGCCGCGCTGATGGAGGCCATCCACTCCACAGCGCCCGACTTGATTCTCGCGCTGGGCACGCGCGCGGCGCGTGAGGCTTCCAAGCACCTCGGGCACGTGCCGATCATCTACTCGATGGTGTTGACGCCGCCGGAGGATCCCGCTTCCGCGGCGCGCGACAACATGACCGGCGCGACGCTGGCCATCCCGCTGTCAGTTCAAATTGAAGAACTCAAGCGCGCCTTTCCGACGCTTCAGCACGTCGGCATCATCTCCGATCCGGGGCGCACCCGGGCGTTGGCCGATTCGGCCGCCGATCTGTGCCGTCGCAACGGACTGACCGCCCACATCGGCTGGGCCCACGGCGAGTCGGAAGTTCCCGACGCGGTGCGGCTGCTAAAGGATTCCATTGAAGTCCTGCTGATGATCCCGGATGAGACGGTGCTCACGCCGCGCTCGTCGCGGTTCATCATCTTTGAGTTGATCAAATCGGGCGTGCCGGTGATCGGGCTGTCGTCCGCCTACGTGAAGGCGGGGGCGCTCATGTCGCTGGACTGCAACTACACCGACATCGGCCGTCAGTCGGCCGAACTGGCCATCCGCGTGCTTGCCGGCCAGAGGCCCGGGCAATTGCCGTTTACGATTCCGCGCACCTATACGCGCTCGCTCAATGTGAAGATCATGGGGCATGTGCGCATCCGTCTGGATGAAAAGGTCATCCGGGATTCGAACGCGGTGACGTTCTGA